Proteins co-encoded in one Nitrospirota bacterium genomic window:
- a CDS encoding helix-turn-helix domain-containing protein produces MSEKLNRNTAVTLKDIIANIERQYILIALESTEWVQSKAAKRLGISQRILGYKIKKYGITIKHKTGGLKDEDDEKFNQCS; encoded by the coding sequence ATGTCTGAGAAACTCAACAGGAATACCGCGGTTACTTTAAAGGATATTATTGCAAATATAGAGAGGCAGTACATTCTTATTGCACTGGAAAGCACGGAGTGGGTTCAGTCAAAGGCAGCGAAGAGGCTTGGGATTAGCCAGAGGATACTTGGCTATAAGATAAAGAAGTACGGGATAACAATCAAACACAAGACAGGGGGATTGAAAGATGAAGATGATGAAAAGTTTAATCAGTGTAGTTAG
- a CDS encoding ATP-binding protein, whose translation MTPIYQKNNDPYIARTLNLSTLLDKKSHFLLGPRQTGKSFLIAHTLKGVRLYDLLDTTVYLALSQKPERLSQEILSGERFIVIDEIQRLPILLNEVHRLIETRGIHFLLTGSSARKLRRGGVNLLGGRARTKYLHPLTFNELGSHFELSHVINRGAIPSIYFSDDPQSDLLAYTGSYLQQEIVAEGVTRNVPAFSRFLRVAALCNSTIVNFTNIANDAQVPRTTVYEYFEILKDTLIIHELPPWKKSIKRKPLSSSKYYFFDTGVAASLQGRRHTEQGTSEFGEAFETYIFHELMCYRDYVSGDDLTYWRSTSGFEVDFIIGDHTAIEVKAKENVSTQDIKSLRALAEEKKLKNYLCVSLEPRTRMVEGITILPIKEFLKSLWEGQYS comes from the coding sequence ATGACACCAATATACCAGAAAAATAACGATCCTTATATTGCACGGACATTAAATCTAAGCACTCTGCTTGATAAAAAATCCCATTTTTTGTTAGGCCCACGACAGACCGGAAAAAGTTTTCTCATCGCTCACACACTTAAAGGGGTTCGGTTATATGACCTCCTTGATACAACTGTTTACCTGGCTCTAAGTCAGAAGCCTGAGCGATTATCTCAGGAAATCCTTTCAGGGGAACGTTTTATAGTAATTGATGAAATCCAACGACTTCCAATCCTCCTCAACGAAGTACACCGGCTTATTGAAACCCGCGGCATACATTTTCTGCTCACAGGGTCAAGTGCCCGCAAGCTCCGTCGTGGCGGCGTCAATTTGCTCGGGGGAAGGGCACGAACAAAATATCTGCACCCGCTTACATTTAATGAACTCGGCTCACACTTTGAATTATCACATGTAATTAATCGGGGGGCTATTCCATCCATATATTTCTCTGATGACCCTCAGTCGGATCTCCTCGCTTACACAGGCTCATACCTCCAACAGGAAATAGTTGCAGAAGGCGTTACCCGCAATGTGCCTGCATTCAGCCGTTTTCTGAGGGTGGCCGCTCTCTGTAATAGTACAATTGTAAATTTTACAAATATCGCAAATGATGCACAGGTACCAAGGACAACCGTGTATGAATACTTCGAAATACTGAAAGATACATTGATTATCCATGAACTGCCTCCGTGGAAAAAGTCTATAAAAAGAAAACCGCTTTCATCTTCCAAATATTATTTCTTTGATACAGGGGTAGCCGCATCACTGCAAGGCCGCCGGCATACAGAACAAGGGACGTCTGAATTCGGAGAGGCATTTGAGACCTATATTTTTCATGAGCTGATGTGCTACCGGGACTATGTATCAGGAGATGATTTGACCTATTGGCGTTCGACATCAGGATTTGAAGTTGATTTTATTATAGGAGATCACACGGCCATAGAGGTAAAGGCTAAAGAAAATGTCTCAACACAGGATATTAAATCACTGCGAGCCCTTGCAGAAGAAAAGAAACTCAAAAACTATCTATGTGTCAGCCTTGAGCCCCGTACAAGGATGGTTGAAGGTATCACCATTTTACCAATAAAAGAATTTTTAAAATCCCTGTGGGAAGGACAATATAGTTAA
- a CDS encoding alginate export family protein, which translates to MMKRKWLKFVLTGVFVAGLVGSSYAEGIKFDGELRLRGVMVDNSDGAAAMNQGGFFEQRTRLNASGTVDENTTVFIQAQDSRTWGAKGPSTTITGTEVESLDLSQGYVKMDNLFSQPLSVTLGRQSLAYGDHRLIGSLEWSNNARRFDAIKFTYKHDVADVDVFWAKVMDVGGSFHDDNNLLGVYANLKVVPQNNIDVYLLDKIVGGGVGTKFYTLGGRIKSDSLKPMNVDLGAELAIQTGDATPTATQNANAYAITAGYTVPAVMGLRIGAEYDAATGDKASTAKKVEGFDNLYPTNHYLYGFNDDINWTNIKAMSVNASVKPMDNMKVAVEYWSYKKAETAAGASDDLGTEINIKANHQKSKNVNCELAYAIRDNGKAGTISSYGGYGTVPKDKSETFGYFMINVKFN; encoded by the coding sequence ATGATGAAGAGAAAATGGTTAAAGTTTGTATTAACCGGAGTATTCGTTGCAGGGCTTGTAGGCTCTAGTTACGCAGAAGGTATCAAGTTTGACGGAGAGTTGAGGTTGAGAGGTGTAATGGTGGATAATTCTGATGGTGCTGCTGCTATGAATCAGGGTGGTTTTTTTGAGCAGAGGACTCGCCTTAATGCATCCGGTACTGTAGATGAGAATACAACAGTATTCATCCAGGCACAGGATAGCAGGACATGGGGTGCTAAGGGGCCAAGCACAACCATTACAGGTACTGAAGTTGAATCACTTGATCTGAGCCAGGGTTATGTTAAGATGGACAACCTATTTAGCCAGCCGCTTTCTGTAACACTCGGCCGCCAGTCACTTGCTTATGGAGACCACAGGCTCATAGGTTCTTTGGAATGGAGCAACAATGCGAGGAGATTTGATGCAATCAAGTTTACTTACAAGCATGATGTTGCAGATGTGGATGTCTTCTGGGCTAAGGTAATGGACGTTGGCGGTTCCTTCCATGATGACAACAACCTCCTTGGCGTATATGCCAACCTTAAGGTTGTTCCTCAGAACAACATAGATGTTTATCTGCTCGATAAGATAGTTGGCGGGGGCGTCGGCACCAAGTTCTATACCCTCGGCGGCAGGATTAAGAGCGATTCCTTAAAGCCAATGAATGTAGATCTTGGAGCAGAGCTTGCAATTCAGACAGGAGATGCAACTCCTACTGCAACTCAGAATGCTAATGCTTATGCAATAACAGCCGGTTATACAGTACCTGCTGTAATGGGCTTAAGAATTGGTGCAGAGTATGATGCTGCAACAGGTGATAAGGCATCAACAGCTAAGAAAGTTGAAGGATTTGATAATCTCTATCCAACCAATCATTACCTCTATGGTTTTAATGATGATATTAACTGGACAAATATAAAGGCCATGTCAGTTAACGCAAGCGTAAAACCAATGGATAATATGAAGGTTGCAGTAGAGTACTGGAGTTATAAAAAGGCTGAGACAGCAGCAGGGGCCAGTGATGATTTAGGAACTGAAATAAACATAAAGGCCAATCATCAGAAGAGCAAGAATGTAAACTGTGAACTTGCTTATGCTATCAGAGATAACGGAAAGGCAGGCACAATTTCATCTTATGGAGGCTATGGTACAGTTCCGAAAGACAAGTCTGAAACATTTGGTTACTTCATGATCAATGTGAAGTTCAACTAA
- a CDS encoding type II toxin-antitoxin system RelE/ParE family toxin — MTFSFHPEAAAEFNESIEYYEECEQGLGYDFSIEVFNCIQKIVNYPTAWPVIEEDVRRCLVTRFPYGIVYSIEQSGIFILAAIAVMIIRRGIEGMIR; from the coding sequence ATGACCTTCTCATTTCATCCGGAGGCAGCAGCCGAGTTTAACGAATCGATCGAATACTACGAAGAATGTGAACAGGGGCTTGGATATGATTTCTCTATTGAGGTGTTTAACTGTATTCAGAAAATTGTAAACTACCCAACTGCCTGGCCGGTCATTGAAGAAGATGTCCGGCGTTGTCTTGTAACCCGTTTCCCATACGGTATTGTCTATAGTATCGAGCAGTCCGGTATTTTCATCCTTGCGGCTATAGCCGTGATGATTATCAGAAGGGGGATTGAAGGGATGATAAGATAA
- a CDS encoding addiction module protein, translated as MHGMKEIIQEAESLPVEERAMVIDSLLRTLNPISAEIDVEWGKVAKRRLEELRSGRVKPIHGDDVFNKIRERFEK; from the coding sequence ATGCATGGAATGAAAGAAATAATACAGGAGGCAGAGTCACTTCCTGTTGAAGAGAGGGCTATGGTTATTGATTCCTTGCTCCGAACGCTAAATCCTATATCTGCTGAAATTGATGTTGAATGGGGAAAGGTTGCCAAACGCCGGCTGGAAGAGCTTCGATCCGGACGTGTGAAGCCCATTCACGGTGATGATGTCTTTAATAAAATCAGGGAGCGATTTGAGAAATGA